In the genome of Kitasatospora cathayae, one region contains:
- the mqnC gene encoding cyclic dehypoxanthinyl futalosine synthase, giving the protein MTELAATTLDASSTDLQAVLDRAAAGGRITPEEALELYRSAPLHALGSAADAVRRRRYAGTEHIATYIIERNINYTNVCVTACKFCAFYVPPKSDKGWSRELDEILRRCAETVELGGTQIMFQGGHHPDYGVEYYERAFSAIKADFPQLVIHSLGASEVEHMSRISGVSIEEAITRIHKAGLDSFAGAGAELLPARPRKAIAPLKESGERWLEIMEAAHRLGVESTSTMLMGTGETNAERIEHLRMIRDVQDRTGGFRAFIPYTYQPQNNHLKGSTQATVFEYLRMIAIARLFLDNVAHIQGSWLTTGKEAGQLSLHYGADDLGSVMLEENVVSAAGAKHRSNLTELIHLIRAADRVPAQRSTTYEHLRVLDDPANDPVDPRVASHIASTAIEGGTAHPELKILDN; this is encoded by the coding sequence GTGACCGAGCTCGCAGCGACCACCCTCGATGCGTCCAGCACCGACCTGCAGGCCGTGCTCGACCGGGCCGCCGCCGGTGGCCGGATCACCCCGGAGGAGGCGCTGGAGCTCTACCGCTCCGCGCCGCTGCACGCGCTCGGCTCCGCCGCCGACGCGGTGCGCCGCCGCCGCTACGCGGGTACCGAGCACATCGCGACGTACATCATCGAGCGCAACATCAACTACACCAACGTGTGCGTGACGGCGTGCAAGTTCTGCGCCTTCTACGTGCCGCCGAAGAGCGACAAGGGCTGGTCCCGCGAGCTCGACGAGATCCTGCGCCGCTGCGCCGAGACGGTCGAGCTGGGCGGCACCCAGATCATGTTCCAGGGCGGCCACCACCCGGACTACGGCGTGGAGTACTACGAGCGCGCGTTCTCGGCGATCAAGGCCGACTTCCCGCAGCTGGTGATCCACTCGCTGGGCGCCTCCGAGGTCGAGCACATGTCCCGGATCTCGGGCGTCTCCATCGAGGAGGCCATCACCCGGATCCACAAGGCGGGCCTGGACTCCTTCGCCGGCGCCGGCGCCGAGCTGCTCCCGGCGCGGCCGCGCAAGGCGATCGCCCCGCTCAAGGAGTCCGGCGAGCGCTGGCTGGAGATCATGGAGGCCGCGCACCGCCTCGGCGTGGAGTCCACCTCCACCATGCTGATGGGCACCGGCGAGACCAACGCCGAGCGGATCGAGCACCTGCGGATGATCCGCGACGTGCAGGACCGCACCGGCGGCTTCCGCGCCTTCATCCCGTACACCTACCAGCCGCAGAACAACCACCTGAAGGGCTCGACCCAGGCCACCGTCTTCGAGTACCTGCGGATGATCGCGATCGCCCGCCTGTTCCTCGACAACGTCGCCCACATCCAGGGCTCCTGGCTCACCACCGGCAAGGAAGCGGGCCAGCTGTCGCTGCACTACGGCGCGGACGACCTCGGCTCCGTGATGCTGGAGGAGAACGTCGTCTCGGCGGCCGGTGCCAAGCACCGCTCCAACCTGACCGAGCTGATCCACCTCATCCGCGCCGCCGACCGCGTCCCGGCGCAGCGCTCGACCACGTACGAGCACCTGCGGGTGCTGGACGACCCGGCGAACGACCCGGTCGACCCGCGGGTCGCCTCGCACATCGCCTCCACGGCGATCGAGGGCGGCACGGCGCACCCCGAGCTGAAGATCCTGGACAACTGA
- a CDS encoding menaquinone biosynthetic enzyme MqnA/MqnD family protein, with the protein MAAPDAQTREPEENTPVRPRVGHIQFLNCVPLYWGLARTGNLLDLDLTKDTPEKLSDQLVGGSLDIGPITCVEYLRNADDLLVLPDIAVGSDGPVMSCLIVSKVPLADLDGRRVALGSTSRTSVRLARLLLEEREGVRPDYFSCPPDLSAMLAEADAAVLIGDPALRAYLGQAADLGLTVHDLGEMWKEWTGLPFVFAVWAVRREFAERRPELTAAVHRAFLESRDLSLVEAAKVAEQAARWEAFGADVLERYFSEALDFSLGERQLAGVAEFARRVAHDSGFAPDVAVRLLEPAALPVGG; encoded by the coding sequence GTGGCAGCACCGGACGCGCAAACGCGGGAGCCCGAAGAGAACACCCCGGTCAGGCCGCGGGTCGGCCATATTCAGTTCCTGAACTGCGTCCCCCTCTACTGGGGCCTCGCCAGGACCGGCAATCTGCTCGACCTGGACCTCACCAAGGACACCCCCGAGAAGCTGAGCGACCAGCTCGTCGGCGGCTCCCTCGACATCGGGCCGATCACCTGCGTGGAGTACCTGCGCAACGCCGACGACCTGCTGGTCCTGCCCGACATCGCGGTCGGCAGCGACGGCCCGGTGATGTCCTGCCTGATCGTCAGCAAGGTGCCGCTCGCCGACCTCGACGGCCGCCGGGTCGCCCTCGGCTCCACCAGCCGCACCTCCGTCCGGCTCGCCCGACTGCTCCTGGAGGAGCGCGAAGGCGTGCGCCCGGACTACTTCAGCTGCCCGCCCGACCTCAGCGCGATGCTCGCCGAGGCCGACGCCGCCGTCCTGATCGGCGATCCCGCCCTGCGCGCCTACCTCGGGCAGGCCGCCGACCTCGGGCTGACCGTGCACGACCTCGGCGAGATGTGGAAGGAATGGACCGGGCTGCCCTTCGTCTTCGCGGTCTGGGCCGTGCGCCGCGAGTTCGCCGAGCGCCGCCCCGAGCTGACCGCCGCCGTCCACCGGGCCTTCCTGGAGTCCCGCGACCTGTCGCTGGTGGAGGCCGCCAAGGTCGCCGAGCAGGCCGCCCGCTGGGAGGCCTTCGGGGCGGACGTGCTGGAGCGGTACTTCAGCGAGGCGCTCGACTTCTCGCTCGGCGAGCGGCAGCTGGCCGGGGTCGCCGAGTTCGCCCGGCGGGTCGCACACGACAGCGGCTTCGCGCCGGACGTGGCGGTGCGGCTGCTGGAGCCGGCGGCGCTGCCGGTCGGGGGGTAG
- a CDS encoding cold-shock protein, with protein MAQGTVKWFNAEKGFGFIAQEGGGPDVFVHYSAINANGFRSLEENQAVTFDVTQGPKGPQAENVTAV; from the coding sequence ATGGCTCAGGGAACCGTCAAGTGGTTCAACGCTGAGAAGGGCTTCGGCTTCATCGCCCAGGAGGGCGGCGGCCCCGACGTCTTCGTCCACTACTCCGCCATCAACGCGAACGGCTTCCGTTCGCTGGAGGAGAACCAGGCGGTCACCTTCGACGTCACCCAGGGTCCGAAGGGCCCGCAGGCGGAGAACGTCACCGCCGTCTGA
- a CDS encoding dicarboxylate/amino acid:cation symporter gives MSTAPEATSSPSMLTRIRKTPFWVQIVAGLVLGVGLGYLARAADVSWLATTLETIGKIFVQLLKLAVPPLVFTAIVVSVANLRNVTNAARLATRTLLWFMITSLIAVGIGLGLGLLTNPGQGTNLKTEGLKALDSKGTWIDFLTGIFPTNIVDAFVKVNVLQIVFMAVVVGAAIIKLGTKAEPVLKLSETVLELTQTALWWVIRLSPLGTLGLIGKSVAKYGWDLLKPFATLTLDIYVGCALVLFVVYSLVLRFAAGLNPLHFFKGAWPAIQLAFVSRSSVGTLPVTRRVTERLGVPSEYASFSVPFGATTKMDGCAAIYPAVAAIFVAQVYNIELGIKDYILIAFVSVVGSAATAGLTGAIVMLTLTLSTLGLPLEGVGLLLAIDPILDMMRTATNVAGQVVVPIVVAARERILDVAAYNNPSGDLYEEDAPKAVIPARADAKAAAAA, from the coding sequence ATGTCCACAGCGCCCGAGGCGACCTCGTCGCCGTCCATGCTCACCCGCATCCGCAAGACACCGTTCTGGGTGCAGATCGTCGCCGGCCTCGTGCTCGGCGTCGGCCTCGGCTACCTGGCCCGTGCCGCCGACGTCTCCTGGCTGGCCACCACCCTGGAGACGATCGGCAAGATCTTCGTCCAGCTGCTCAAGCTGGCCGTGCCCCCGCTGGTCTTCACCGCGATCGTGGTGAGCGTCGCCAACCTGCGCAACGTCACCAACGCGGCCCGGCTGGCCACCCGCACGCTGCTCTGGTTCATGATCACCTCGTTGATCGCGGTCGGCATCGGCCTGGGCCTGGGCCTGCTCACCAACCCCGGCCAGGGCACCAACCTCAAGACCGAGGGCCTCAAGGCGCTCGACTCCAAGGGCACCTGGATCGACTTCCTGACCGGGATCTTCCCGACCAACATCGTCGACGCCTTCGTCAAGGTGAACGTGCTGCAGATCGTCTTCATGGCGGTCGTGGTCGGCGCGGCGATCATCAAGCTCGGCACCAAGGCCGAGCCGGTCCTCAAGCTCAGCGAGACCGTGCTGGAGCTGACCCAGACCGCCCTGTGGTGGGTCATCCGGCTCTCCCCGCTCGGCACCCTGGGCCTGATCGGCAAGTCCGTCGCCAAGTACGGCTGGGACCTGCTCAAGCCCTTCGCCACGCTGACCCTCGACATCTACGTCGGCTGCGCGCTGGTGCTGTTCGTCGTCTACTCGCTGGTGCTGCGCTTCGCCGCGGGCCTCAACCCGCTGCACTTCTTCAAGGGCGCCTGGCCCGCCATCCAGCTGGCCTTCGTCTCGCGCTCCTCGGTCGGCACCCTGCCGGTCACCCGCCGCGTCACCGAGCGCCTCGGCGTCCCGAGCGAGTACGCCTCCTTCTCCGTGCCGTTCGGCGCCACCACCAAGATGGACGGCTGCGCCGCGATCTACCCGGCCGTCGCCGCGATCTTCGTCGCCCAGGTCTACAACATCGAGCTGGGGATCAAGGACTACATCCTGATCGCCTTCGTCTCGGTGGTCGGCTCGGCCGCCACCGCGGGCCTCACCGGTGCGATCGTCATGCTGACGCTGACCCTGTCCACCCTGGGCCTGCCGCTGGAGGGCGTCGGCCTGCTGCTGGCCATCGACCCGATCCTGGACATGATGCGGACCGCGACCAACGTCGCCGGTCAGGTGGTCGTGCCGATCGTGGTCGCCGCGCGGGAGCGGATCCTGGACGTGGCCGCGTACAACAACCCCTCCGGGGACCTGTACGAGGAGGACGCGCCGAAGGCCGTCATCCCGGCGCGGGCCGACGCGAAGGCTGCGGCCGCGGCCTGA
- a CDS encoding MFS transporter, producing the protein MGYLALLRAPHVTRLLLGTLLGRLPAGMTALVIALALREAGVPYGRIGLATSVYALAAAVGGPVLGRIVDRTGQPRVLLASAVVAGGGYALLALAPGSPVAAPLGAAVAGLAMPPLEPCLRSLWPDVVEDEQLDTAYAFDSASQQILYVAGPLAVAGIAGLFGAVAALWVAAGLGLAGALVVATAAPTRAWRAPAREQSAGLLGPLRSPGLVLLLIGLAGAGWAVGAQNVLFIAYAERHAGALPGGGGTLLALAALGGLLGALAYGMVSWRRSTATRTWVMALAMAASYLPLLTLPGPYPMAALAFLSGIVLAPLLAAAFVLVAELAPTGTVTEAFAWLVTLFATGNSLGYAVSGHLAEGSSLRPVAVCAAGGIALGALVLFGARRWFRSAPVTPRVEPVPVG; encoded by the coding sequence ATGGGCTACCTCGCCCTGCTCCGCGCCCCGCACGTCACCCGACTCCTGCTCGGCACCCTGCTCGGCCGCCTGCCCGCCGGTATGACCGCCCTGGTGATCGCCCTCGCCCTGCGCGAGGCCGGCGTCCCGTACGGCCGGATCGGACTGGCCACCTCCGTCTACGCGCTCGCCGCCGCGGTCGGCGGGCCGGTGCTCGGGCGGATCGTCGACCGCACCGGGCAGCCCCGCGTCCTGCTCGCCTCCGCCGTGGTCGCCGGCGGCGGGTACGCGCTGCTCGCCCTCGCCCCCGGCTCCCCGGTCGCCGCGCCGCTCGGCGCCGCCGTCGCCGGCCTGGCGATGCCGCCGCTGGAGCCCTGTCTGCGCTCGCTCTGGCCGGACGTGGTCGAGGACGAACAGCTCGACACCGCCTACGCCTTCGACTCCGCCTCCCAGCAGATCCTCTACGTGGCCGGGCCGCTGGCCGTCGCCGGGATCGCCGGGCTGTTCGGCGCCGTCGCCGCGCTCTGGGTGGCCGCCGGACTCGGACTGGCCGGCGCACTGGTCGTCGCCACCGCCGCCCCCACCCGGGCCTGGCGCGCCCCCGCCCGCGAACAGTCCGCCGGGCTGCTCGGCCCGCTGCGCTCCCCCGGCCTGGTGCTGCTGCTCATCGGACTGGCCGGGGCCGGCTGGGCCGTCGGCGCGCAGAACGTGCTTTTCATCGCCTACGCCGAACGGCACGCCGGCGCACTGCCCGGCGGCGGGGGCACCCTGCTGGCGCTGGCCGCCCTCGGCGGACTGCTCGGCGCGCTGGCCTACGGCATGGTCAGCTGGCGCCGGAGCACCGCGACCCGCACCTGGGTGATGGCCCTCGCGATGGCCGCCTCCTACCTCCCGCTGCTGACCCTGCCCGGCCCGTACCCGATGGCCGCACTGGCCTTCCTCTCCGGCATCGTGCTGGCCCCGCTGCTCGCGGCCGCCTTCGTGCTGGTCGCCGAACTCGCCCCGACCGGCACGGTCACCGAGGCCTTCGCCTGGCTGGTGACCCTGTTCGCGACCGGCAACTCACTCGGCTACGCCGTCTCCGGCCACCTCGCCGAGGGCTCCTCGCTGCGCCCGGTGGCGGTGTGCGCGGCGGGCGGGATCGCGCTCGGCGCCCTGGTGCTGTTCGGCGCCCGCCGCTGGTTCCGCTCCGCGCCGGTCACCCCGCGCGTCGAGCCCGTCCCGGTGGGCTGA
- a CDS encoding LacI family DNA-binding transcriptional regulator, producing MAADPAEPAEADSAVGADRPAEADSAAGRPAEADRPAGTWPAPVRRPTGRDVARLAGVSQATVSLVFSGAEAGRRVSEATRERVREAARSLGYRPQAAGRQLRLGRSGMIMLAVPNLQGPFFGRVLEGVHHEAGRHGLAVVVSSGWGSATLAEAATAGRFDGLLICSPDDSQLGELPPDTPAVFLDADPGTDRARPTVELDVAGGMRSAVEHLAALGHRRIGHLRSTHAAYTFRVRQTAFEQAVRELGLEVVELGVSLNEGYAAARSVAAELLERADRPHAVICDDDVVASGVYQAAAERGLRVPEDLSVVGMDNVAVSGLLAPPLTTVDLPGEELGRVGAAALAGLLRGELVQPVAPLATALVRRSSTAPARS from the coding sequence GTGGCCGCTGATCCTGCCGAGCCCGCCGAGGCCGACTCCGCTGTTGGCGCCGACCGTCCGGCCGAGGCCGACTCCGCCGCCGGCCGTCCGGCCGAGGCCGACCGGCCCGCCGGCACGTGGCCGGCCCCCGTGCGTCGGCCCACCGGGCGGGACGTGGCCCGGCTCGCCGGGGTGTCCCAGGCCACCGTCTCGCTGGTGTTCTCCGGCGCCGAGGCCGGCCGCCGGGTCTCCGAGGCGACCCGGGAGCGGGTCCGCGAGGCCGCCCGCAGCCTCGGCTACCGTCCGCAGGCGGCCGGCCGGCAACTGCGGCTGGGCCGCAGCGGGATGATCATGCTGGCCGTGCCGAACCTGCAGGGCCCGTTCTTCGGCCGGGTCCTGGAGGGCGTCCACCACGAGGCCGGCCGGCACGGCCTGGCGGTCGTGGTGAGCTCGGGCTGGGGCAGCGCCACCCTCGCCGAGGCCGCCACCGCGGGCCGCTTCGACGGCCTGCTGATCTGCTCCCCGGACGACAGCCAGCTCGGCGAGCTGCCGCCCGACACCCCCGCCGTCTTCCTGGACGCCGACCCCGGCACCGACCGGGCGCGCCCGACCGTCGAACTCGACGTGGCCGGCGGGATGCGGTCCGCCGTCGAGCACCTGGCCGCCCTCGGACACCGCCGGATCGGGCACCTGCGTTCCACCCACGCGGCGTACACCTTCCGGGTCCGGCAGACCGCCTTCGAGCAGGCCGTCCGCGAACTCGGCCTGGAGGTCGTGGAGTTGGGCGTGAGCCTGAACGAGGGGTACGCGGCCGCGCGGAGCGTGGCGGCGGAGCTGCTGGAGCGGGCGGACCGCCCGCACGCGGTGATCTGCGACGACGACGTGGTCGCCTCCGGGGTCTACCAGGCCGCCGCCGAGCGGGGGTTGCGGGTGCCGGAGGACCTGTCGGTGGTCGGCATGGACAACGTCGCGGTCTCCGGGCTGCTCGCCCCGCCGCTGACCACCGTCGACCTGCCGGGCGAGGAACTCGGCCGGGTGGGCGCGGCCGCGCTCGCCGGACTGCTGCGCGGGGAGCTGGTGCAGCCCGTCGCGCCGCTGGCCACCGCGCTGGTGCGGCGCTCCTCGACCGCCCCGGCGCGGTCCTGA